One genomic region from Sphingobacterium multivorum encodes:
- a CDS encoding NAD-dependent epimerase/dehydratase family protein, with amino-acid sequence MKESIIIIGANGQIGTELAIALRKKFGAENVVTTDIREPQIKSPDENFEIANVLDKNGLETLFQQYKPTQVYLLAAMLSATGEKYPEKAWELNMNGLLNVLDLAVSYKVSKIFWPSSIAVFGPHSPKTNTEQYCVMDPNTIYGISKLAGERLIEWYQEHRGLDIRSVRYPGIISWKTEPGGGTTDYAVDIFYEALKTGTYACFLSENTALPMLYMEDAIRGTLELMDAPKESLSIRHSYNLGGITFTPKELAQEIKKILPNFAISYIENDPRQQIADSWPASLDDSYARKDWNWTPEFDIQKMTVDMIENLKNKI; translated from the coding sequence ATGAAAGAAAGCATTATTATCATTGGTGCAAATGGCCAGATCGGCACAGAATTAGCTATCGCCTTGCGCAAAAAATTTGGTGCAGAGAATGTTGTAACCACTGACATTAGAGAACCACAGATTAAAAGCCCTGACGAAAATTTCGAAATCGCTAATGTCCTTGACAAAAATGGACTCGAGACATTATTTCAACAATATAAACCTACTCAAGTATATCTATTAGCTGCCATGCTTTCAGCTACAGGTGAAAAATACCCTGAGAAGGCTTGGGAATTGAACATGAATGGTCTGTTGAATGTGCTTGATCTAGCCGTGAGCTATAAAGTTTCAAAGATATTTTGGCCAAGCTCGATTGCTGTTTTTGGACCGCATTCTCCGAAAACAAATACCGAACAATATTGCGTAATGGATCCGAACACAATTTATGGCATCAGCAAGCTTGCAGGTGAGCGCCTTATAGAATGGTATCAAGAACACCGTGGTCTGGATATTCGCAGTGTCCGTTATCCAGGTATCATTTCTTGGAAAACAGAACCAGGGGGTGGCACAACGGATTATGCAGTCGATATTTTTTATGAAGCATTGAAAACCGGGACTTATGCGTGTTTCTTATCTGAAAACACGGCATTACCCATGTTATATATGGAGGACGCCATCCGTGGTACACTCGAATTAATGGATGCACCCAAAGAAAGCCTAAGCATTCGTCATAGCTATAACCTTGGTGGAATTACGTTTACTCCAAAAGAACTTGCACAAGAAATTAAAAAAATTCTTCCTAATTTTGCAATCTCTTACATCGAGAACGATCCAAGACAACAGATTGCCGATTCATGGCCTGCTAGTCTAGACGATTCTTATGCAAGAAAAGACTGGAACTGGACGCCGGAATTTGACATCCAGAAGATGACAGTCGACATGATTGAAAATCTTAAAAACAAAATATAA
- the ruvX gene encoding Holliday junction resolvase RuvX, with amino-acid sequence MRLMAFDYGTKRIGVAVTDPMQIIATALTTVHPQDIWTYLADYLQTEQVETFVVGKPRQLDGTDSESAQHVVGFIRKLKKTYPAIAVAEIDERFTSKMASAAIAQSGKKKKDRQQKGLIDTVSATIILQSYMDSRNF; translated from the coding sequence ATGAGATTGATGGCCTTTGATTACGGTACAAAACGAATAGGGGTTGCGGTGACCGATCCAATGCAAATTATTGCTACAGCATTGACGACGGTACACCCGCAGGATATCTGGACATACTTAGCCGATTATTTACAGACAGAACAGGTGGAAACTTTTGTTGTAGGCAAGCCACGGCAGCTGGATGGGACCGACTCTGAATCCGCACAGCATGTTGTCGGGTTTATTCGAAAATTGAAAAAGACTTATCCCGCAATTGCTGTCGCTGAAATAGACGAGCGTTTTACTTCTAAAATGGCTTCTGCAGCGATCGCACAAAGTGGCAAAAAAAAGAAGGATCGTCAACAAAAAGGGCTGATTGATACGGTTTCTGCAACGATCATTTTGCAGAGCTACATGGATAGCCGTAATTTTTAG
- a CDS encoding lipopolysaccharide biosynthesis protein — MSSQTKNDSLKSKTTKGLLWGGMASIIQQFLGFGFGILLNRKLTAEDYGLVAMITIFSVLASAFQESGFVYGIVNKKDVEHKDYNAVFWTSVGIGTFIYIVLFFAAPLIALYYNQPVLVELSRFTFLSFWLGSFGIAHNAYLFRNLKIKERVITGTFALIASNIVGVYLAYKDYAYWAYAIQIVSYSGFNMLGFWYFSKFRPTFQFDFKPIRDILGFSSKILVTNIFININKNIYAAILGRHYTAEELGYTVNPNRWSIMAQNILTNMVNNVTQPILKEIEDDKDRQVRVFRKLISFTAFLAFPMLLGLTTVAQDFITIAITDKWAKSAIFLQIFCIGAAFDSVSNVFSNLIISKGKPEVYMRNIIVFGLLQIAILFFGKSLGLELLIGLTSALNALWIFVWYISAKPYMNYSFRYLLTDIFAYALLAAISCLAAHYATAAIANLYLRFASTIGIAVCSYIIVNRIFKPSILLELYHYFLTVIRKK, encoded by the coding sequence ATGTCATCGCAAACGAAAAATGACTCTTTAAAATCAAAAACAACAAAAGGACTGCTATGGGGTGGTATGGCCAGTATCATCCAGCAGTTTTTGGGCTTCGGCTTCGGCATCCTTCTAAACCGTAAGCTAACAGCAGAAGACTATGGTTTAGTCGCTATGATCACCATCTTTTCTGTTCTCGCTTCTGCGTTCCAAGAAAGTGGATTTGTGTATGGGATTGTCAATAAAAAAGATGTTGAACATAAAGATTATAACGCGGTATTCTGGACAAGTGTAGGGATTGGAACATTTATTTATATCGTTCTATTTTTTGCAGCTCCTCTTATCGCCTTATACTATAATCAGCCAGTACTTGTAGAACTAAGCAGATTTACCTTTTTATCCTTTTGGTTAGGTAGCTTTGGTATTGCACACAATGCTTACCTCTTCCGAAATTTAAAAATCAAAGAAAGGGTCATCACAGGCACCTTTGCTCTTATCGCATCAAATATAGTTGGCGTTTATTTAGCCTATAAGGACTATGCCTATTGGGCATACGCGATCCAAATTGTCTCCTATAGTGGTTTCAATATGCTCGGATTCTGGTATTTTTCCAAATTCAGGCCTACTTTCCAGTTCGATTTTAAACCTATTCGTGACATTTTAGGATTTAGCAGCAAAATACTGGTCACCAATATTTTTATCAATATCAACAAAAATATATATGCAGCGATCTTAGGCCGGCATTATACCGCTGAAGAACTGGGGTATACCGTGAATCCAAATCGTTGGAGCATCATGGCCCAAAATATATTGACCAATATGGTCAATAACGTGACACAGCCTATTTTAAAGGAAATAGAAGATGATAAGGATAGACAAGTTCGGGTTTTTCGCAAACTGATTTCCTTTACAGCCTTTTTAGCCTTTCCAATGTTATTGGGTTTAACCACGGTAGCACAAGATTTTATTACTATTGCGATCACCGACAAATGGGCGAAAAGCGCTATTTTTCTTCAAATATTCTGTATCGGCGCCGCATTTGATTCTGTAAGCAATGTTTTCTCCAACTTAATCATTAGCAAGGGGAAACCTGAAGTTTACATGCGCAATATCATCGTTTTTGGTCTGCTCCAAATTGCCATCCTATTTTTCGGCAAATCATTAGGCCTAGAATTGCTCATTGGATTGACCTCGGCATTAAATGCCCTCTGGATATTCGTTTGGTACATATCAGCCAAACCTTATATGAACTATTCATTTCGTTATCTGCTAACAGATATTTTTGCTTATGCACTATTGGCAGCGATAAGCTGCTTAGCAGCACATTATGCCACCGCAGCCATAGCCAACCTCTATCTTCGGTTTGCAAGTACAATTGGAATTGCAGTATGCAGTTATATCATCGTAAATAGAATCTTTAAACCCAGTATTTTGTTGGAATTGTACCACTATTTCCTAACAGTTATCCGAAAAAAATAG
- the def gene encoding peptide deformylase, whose product MKKTLIASFLLALCLNTHAQSKYEQHITALREEKAAELAKEQYGPLKSDQVAFLDYFPVDASYKVNAKIEVLFDEPVFRMPTYDGTSNEYKRYAIITFNLHGKEHTLNIYQSVALFQNPAYKKHLFLPFLDLTNGQESYSGGRYIDLSTDDIKGNDVEIDFNKAYNPYCAYSNGYRCPVPPVENNLETKIMAGEKAFHKSKNERPVNLNAGQEFSAADKKIILSGDENAILRVLQTTDDKDLKVLKATSSDVKYNDPLIESLSKRMFATVRDPNHPGVGIAAPQIGINKNLIWVQRFDKPDQPFEFYVNPKILWRSKLKRKGAEGCLSIPNRKEDVLRSYAIRLQYINKEGKVIEENIEGFTAVIFQHETDHLFGILFPDRLEEQSKEAYAPLNDKIEFSIQPKTLTP is encoded by the coding sequence ATGAAAAAAACACTTATTGCCAGTTTCCTTTTGGCCTTATGCTTGAATACGCATGCCCAAAGTAAATACGAGCAACACATTACTGCTCTTCGTGAAGAAAAAGCCGCTGAATTGGCGAAAGAACAATATGGCCCATTAAAATCAGATCAAGTAGCTTTTTTGGATTACTTTCCTGTAGACGCCAGCTATAAAGTCAACGCCAAAATTGAGGTGCTGTTTGACGAACCGGTATTTCGGATGCCAACCTACGACGGCACTAGCAACGAGTACAAACGTTACGCCATCATAACATTTAATCTTCATGGAAAGGAACATACGCTAAATATCTATCAAAGTGTCGCATTATTTCAAAATCCTGCATACAAAAAACATTTATTTTTACCATTTTTAGATTTAACAAATGGTCAGGAAAGCTATAGTGGGGGCCGGTATATTGATTTATCCACAGACGACATTAAAGGAAACGATGTTGAGATAGACTTTAACAAAGCCTACAACCCATACTGTGCTTATAGCAACGGGTACCGTTGCCCAGTACCCCCAGTCGAGAACAATTTAGAAACAAAAATTATGGCCGGAGAAAAAGCATTTCATAAGTCAAAGAATGAAAGACCAGTCAATCTTAACGCAGGACAGGAGTTCAGTGCTGCCGACAAGAAAATCATTTTATCAGGAGATGAAAATGCAATTCTTCGCGTATTGCAAACAACAGACGATAAAGATCTGAAAGTTTTAAAAGCGACAAGCAGTGATGTCAAATACAACGACCCATTGATTGAGTCTCTTTCCAAAAGAATGTTCGCGACTGTACGTGATCCCAATCACCCCGGTGTAGGCATCGCAGCACCACAGATCGGCATCAATAAAAATTTAATCTGGGTACAGCGATTTGACAAACCGGATCAGCCATTTGAATTCTATGTGAATCCTAAAATTCTATGGCGCTCCAAACTGAAGCGCAAAGGTGCAGAAGGCTGTCTTTCTATCCCCAACCGGAAAGAAGATGTATTACGGAGTTATGCGATCCGCCTGCAATACATCAATAAAGAAGGTAAAGTTATCGAAGAAAATATCGAGGGTTTTACCGCTGTTATTTTCCAGCACGAAACGGATCATCTTTTCGGCATTCTATTTCCAGATCGACTGGAAGAGCAAAGCAAAGAAGCCTACGCACCGTTAAATGATAAGATTGAGTTTTCTATCCAACCCAAAACACTGACACCATAA
- a CDS encoding glycosyltransferase family 2 protein: MARILTIIVSYNFEPWIHKCLPSLLDSSYPTDILVVDNNSSDNTTQIIKETYPTIRLIESSENLGFGKANNIGLDIVLKEEYDYAFLVNQDAWLDRDCIANLLKVNADNIGIISPIHYDGTETTLDYGFAVYTKNAIIENSNRICTFVNAAFWFIPNPVIRKVGGFAPIFFHYGEDKDYANRIKYYRLNIVLAEGAKAYHDRQQRKIDRRAFLKSEFVYHLTEYCNINYTFVKAFSMAILASLKKMASSFFKGHTFEAKSYLNIAFRLLGKTGAVYRTRMTNKKVFNKIY, encoded by the coding sequence ATGGCCAGGATTCTCACCATAATCGTCTCTTATAATTTTGAGCCTTGGATTCACAAGTGCTTACCCAGCTTATTGGATTCGAGCTACCCAACAGATATTTTAGTTGTAGACAACAATTCGTCAGACAACACAACACAGATCATAAAAGAAACGTATCCAACAATACGACTGATAGAAAGTTCCGAAAATTTAGGTTTTGGAAAGGCTAACAACATTGGACTTGACATTGTTTTGAAAGAAGAGTATGATTATGCATTTTTGGTCAATCAGGACGCCTGGCTGGATCGGGACTGTATTGCCAACTTATTGAAGGTCAACGCAGACAATATCGGAATTATCTCTCCTATTCACTACGATGGAACCGAAACAACACTGGACTACGGTTTTGCTGTCTATACAAAAAATGCTATAATCGAAAATTCTAATCGAATTTGCACGTTCGTCAATGCTGCATTTTGGTTTATCCCCAATCCGGTGATCCGAAAAGTCGGTGGTTTCGCACCGATCTTTTTTCATTATGGAGAAGATAAAGATTATGCCAACCGCATCAAGTACTACAGATTAAACATTGTTCTCGCTGAAGGAGCCAAAGCCTACCACGATAGGCAACAACGTAAAATAGACCGCAGGGCCTTTCTGAAAAGCGAATTTGTCTATCATTTGACAGAATATTGCAATATCAATTATACTTTTGTAAAAGCTTTTTCCATGGCAATATTGGCAAGTCTAAAGAAAATGGCGTCTTCATTTTTTAAAGGTCATACTTTTGAAGCAAAAAGCTACTTAAACATTGCTTTTAGATTGCTGGGCAAAACAGGAGCCGTTTATCGTACCCGTATGACCAACAAAAAAGTATTCAACAAAATCTATTGA
- a CDS encoding YebC/PmpR family DNA-binding transcriptional regulator: MGRAFEFRKERKFKRWAKMAVQFTRLGKEIAMAVKESGPHPETNSRLRTAIHNAKAVNMPKDRIEAAIKRASEKDSKGYEEYVYEGYGPHGVPVLIETATDNTNRTVGNIRSYFTKAGGSLGKTGSLDFIFNRKSIFRFAATDELDLEELELELIDGGLEELYVESDEEGNDIAVVQTSFEDFGNMQKLLEEKGIEVTSAKLERIALSHSDITEEQAADVLKMIDKIEEDDDVQAVYHNMA; this comes from the coding sequence ATGGGAAGAGCTTTCGAATTCAGAAAAGAGCGGAAATTCAAACGCTGGGCCAAAATGGCCGTTCAATTTACACGTTTAGGTAAAGAAATCGCTATGGCGGTTAAAGAAAGCGGCCCTCACCCTGAAACTAACTCGAGACTTCGTACAGCAATACACAATGCCAAGGCAGTAAATATGCCAAAGGATCGTATCGAAGCCGCAATCAAACGTGCTTCGGAAAAAGATTCAAAAGGTTACGAAGAATATGTATACGAAGGCTACGGCCCTCATGGCGTACCTGTATTAATTGAAACTGCAACAGATAACACCAACCGCACCGTAGGAAACATCCGTAGCTATTTCACAAAAGCAGGTGGTTCATTGGGGAAAACAGGATCATTGGATTTTATTTTCAATCGTAAATCCATTTTCCGTTTTGCTGCAACAGATGAACTGGACCTAGAAGAGCTTGAATTAGAGTTGATCGATGGAGGCTTAGAAGAATTGTACGTAGAATCTGATGAAGAAGGCAATGATATTGCTGTCGTTCAAACTTCCTTTGAAGACTTTGGTAATATGCAAAAATTACTGGAAGAAAAGGGAATTGAAGTAACATCTGCAAAATTGGAACGTATCGCATTATCGCATTCAGATATTACGGAAGAACAAGCTGCTGATGTATTGAAGATGATCGATAAAATCGAAGAAGATGACGATGTTCAAGCAGTTTACCATAACATGGCTTAA
- a CDS encoding DeoR/GlpR family DNA-binding transcription regulator, with protein sequence MLKEERQAFIIHQINLHNKVLSSDLSVQLNVSEDTIRRDLNELAENGKVLKVYGGALSKSFQFPFQDGNVYAKEAKKEIAKKASTLISNGMTVLVGGGTTLIELARTIPDHLQCTFFTISPLVALELAEKPNLEVILVGGKLSRNTNIVSGAQVANELADLKVDLCLLGTNSLSVEDGVTDSDWEVVQIKRAMIKCSKKVAILSIAEKLNSVQKMKVVPLRDISYLITDVNPTDVSLKEFANTIAIL encoded by the coding sequence ATGTTAAAGGAAGAAAGACAAGCATTCATCATACATCAGATCAACCTACATAATAAAGTTTTATCCTCAGACCTCAGTGTTCAGCTGAATGTGTCTGAAGATACAATTAGACGTGACTTGAACGAACTTGCTGAGAATGGTAAAGTTCTAAAAGTCTATGGTGGAGCATTATCAAAATCATTTCAGTTCCCTTTTCAGGATGGGAACGTTTATGCCAAAGAGGCAAAAAAAGAAATTGCCAAAAAAGCAAGCACTTTAATCTCTAATGGTATGACCGTTTTAGTCGGCGGCGGGACAACCTTAATTGAATTAGCAAGAACAATACCCGATCACCTGCAGTGTACGTTTTTCACCATAAGTCCGCTAGTTGCATTAGAATTGGCCGAAAAGCCAAATCTTGAAGTCATCCTTGTTGGTGGTAAGCTTTCACGCAATACAAACATTGTTTCTGGTGCCCAGGTAGCTAATGAACTGGCCGATCTTAAAGTCGATCTTTGTTTGTTGGGAACAAATTCTCTTTCCGTAGAAGATGGGGTGACCGATTCAGACTGGGAAGTGGTGCAAATCAAACGTGCGATGATTAAATGCTCAAAAAAAGTAGCTATTCTGAGCATTGCGGAAAAACTTAATTCAGTTCAAAAAATGAAAGTAGTTCCGTTACGTGATATTTCCTATTTGATTACCGATGTCAATCCAACTGATGTTTCCCTAAAAGAATTTGCGAATACAATTGCAATACTTTAA
- a CDS encoding aspartate-semialdehyde dehydrogenase yields the protein MKVAVVGATGLVGTEMLTVLAARNFPVTELIPVASERSKGKEIEFKGKKYKVVTPSEAIALKPDVALFSAGGDTSKEFAPQFAEAGITVIDNSSAWRMDPTKKLVVPEVNGDVLSAEDKIIANPNCSTIQMVVALKPLHDKYKIKRVVVSTYQSVTGTGVKAVNQLMDERAGKDGEKAYPYQIDLNVIPHIDVFQENGYTKEEMKMILETNKIMRDDSIKVTATTVRIPVMGGHSESLNIEFENDFDLNDVRAALAAQSGCIVVDDPASLQYPMPKDAHGRDEVFVGRIRRDESQPNTLNMWVVADNLRKGAATNAVQVAELLAEKGLI from the coding sequence ATGAAAGTGGCAGTAGTCGGCGCAACAGGCCTTGTAGGTACTGAGATGCTAACCGTGTTGGCGGCGCGAAATTTCCCAGTAACAGAATTAATTCCAGTAGCGTCAGAGCGTAGTAAGGGTAAGGAAATTGAATTCAAGGGAAAGAAGTATAAGGTGGTTACACCATCTGAGGCTATTGCTTTGAAACCTGATGTTGCGTTATTTTCTGCTGGCGGTGATACCTCGAAAGAATTTGCCCCTCAATTTGCAGAAGCTGGAATTACAGTGATCGACAATTCTTCGGCATGGCGTATGGACCCAACGAAAAAGTTGGTTGTTCCAGAAGTAAATGGTGATGTGTTATCTGCTGAAGATAAAATTATTGCAAACCCGAATTGTTCAACTATACAAATGGTGGTGGCTTTAAAGCCATTACATGATAAATATAAAATCAAACGTGTTGTCGTTTCTACCTATCAATCTGTAACAGGTACTGGTGTTAAGGCGGTTAATCAATTGATGGATGAACGTGCCGGAAAAGATGGGGAAAAAGCTTATCCTTATCAGATTGATCTGAACGTTATCCCGCATATTGATGTTTTCCAAGAAAATGGATACACCAAAGAGGAGATGAAGATGATTTTGGAAACAAATAAAATCATGCGTGATGATTCTATTAAAGTAACTGCAACGACAGTGCGTATTCCTGTGATGGGTGGACACTCTGAATCATTGAATATCGAATTTGAAAATGACTTTGATTTGAATGATGTACGTGCAGCTTTAGCCGCGCAAAGTGGCTGTATTGTTGTTGACGATCCTGCGTCGCTACAATATCCAATGCCAAAGGATGCACACGGTAGAGATGAGGTTTTTGTAGGACGCATCCGTCGTGATGAATCTCAGCCAAATACGCTCAACATGTGGGTAGTAGCGGATAACTTACGTAAGGGTGCTGCAACAAATGCAGTTCAGGTAGCGGAGTTATTGGCTGAAAAAGGATTGATCTAA